The Onychomys torridus chromosome 2, mOncTor1.1, whole genome shotgun sequence sequence TGCCCCTAGGAGGAAGCACAGGCCTcatctcctccctcagcccctgcAGAGTAGCCGAGAAATAGTACAGGTTCCAGGTGGAGGGCACTCCCTCATGGCCATTCCCTCTAGGGTGCGGACTAGTCAGGTCACCTGGCCAGACACCACAGTTTTAAGTTCATCCAAAGGGGGCCCAATTATGCTGGCACAGCATTCATATAGGGTGCAGCCCCCACACAAAATGCTGAGTAAAGCAGGAACACACACGGGAGGggggtgagagagggagagaggagtttTGGGCAGCCAAGGAGCCACACAGGAGTAGAGATCACAGACAGCATGAAGGAGGCATGGTCCTCCTATTTCGGAGATGCACTGTGGTAGGTACTCAGGTCCACACAGGATGGAGAGAGAGCTCCAAGGGCGCCGATGGCTCAAGAGCAGTCCAGGCACCCATGTGAGTGCAGCGGTTCCTGCAGACTTCCTGGGTATGGAGCTTCCTACAAGGCACGACCCAAAGCAAATTCAGGTAGCCTGAGAGTATGCATGGCAGGCTCCACACTTAACACCCTGCCATTCCTAGCTCTGGAGAAGTCACTCCTTCCAAGTGACAGTTTGGGGACTGGCAATAAAAGCTAGTAATGCCTATCCTAAGCGCCGGAGTCCCTCTCTCATCCTCTACCTGTAGACAGCATGACAGCAGCACCTGTTTGGGAGAGTGTGGCCCACTTCAACACATTCTGCCTGTGGGCAACAGGTCCCAAATGGGAAGGGTGCCCACCCTCTAGAAGCCCCTGTCTGTTAACTGTAAGACTTCTTTTTCTGCGCCTGTGGTCTCTGCCAGCCAGCGGTGGGGAGCCGCTGGGgagtgggagagaagaagggagagaattGGGGGGgactccttcctgccctccccacctccccacggCCTGGGAAAAGGCAGCATATTGAGGTGCGGGGCTCTCAGCATCAGGCCCCGGGATGCTAATGAGGGCGAGCGCGTTCCCACAGCCCGGACATTGTGCCGTGCGGCCCACCTGCTCCTCGGGGAGCGACCATTGTGCCCGCGCCAATTCACAGGCAATTTAGCGTGCGCTAATGGGCCGGCGCCTTTGTGCGGCCGGCGCCGCCATTGGCCGCCGAGTGTGGGAACGGCCGCGGCGCCCGGGCCCCAGGCGCCGGGCCGCCGCCCGCGCCTATATAGGGCTGGCGCGCGGGGGTCCGGGCCGCGCCAGCCCGGGACGCCTGGCTTTGCCCGTTCCGCTCCGCTCCGCACCACTCGCCAATCGCCTCCCGAGCTCCAGGCATGGCCCCAAGTACCGTGGCGGTAGAGATGCTCAGTcccaaggagaaaaacagagtaaGTGCCACTCGTCCGGCGCGCGGCGTCCGGTTCCCCCGGGGCCTCTGGCCTCCGCCGCCCACCTGACGCCTCTCCTCCCGCAGCTGCGGAAGCCGGTGGTGGAGAAGATGCGTCGGGACCGCATCAACAGCAGCATAGAGCAGCTGAAGCTGCTGCTGGAGCAGGAGTTCGCGCGGCACCAGCCCAACTCCAAGCTGGAGAAGGCCGACATCCTGGAGATGGCTGTCAGCTACCTGAAGCACAGCAAAGGTGAGCCACGCGCGTGTCTGCACCCGCCTCCCGCTCCCCGCCGGTGTCTTCCACCGCGCGCGCCCCACTCATGCCGCCccgtctccccccagccttcgcCGCGGCTGCCGGTCCCAAGAGCCTGCACCAGGACTACAGCGAGGGCTATTCGTGGTGCCTGCAAGAGGCCGTGCAGTTCCTGACCCTGCACGCCGCCAGCGACACGCAGATGAAGCTGCTCTACCACTTCCAGCGGCCTCCAGCTCCCACCGCACCTGCCAAGGAGCCGCCCGCGTCGGGCGCTGCGATCCACCCCACGCGCTCTCCAGCTAAAGTCGCTGCCACAGTCACCACTTCCCGCCAACCATCCTGCGGCCTCTGGCGGCCTTGGTGACCCCGAGGCCAACGGGTTCCTGGAGCGGATCAGAGGACAGACAAGCCGGTTCCTCTTGTTCCTCTCCGTGTAGGGAAGACCTTCCCCAGCCGCAGTTCAGCCCCAGGTTGGCCGCCACCTTCTTCTGAAGGCTCCCTCCccgaggctggctggccagcaggagGGTCATTCTTAGAGAATGTATGTGCAGAGTTGTCATTTGGGGATAATCAGGGTCCATCCTCTGCCGCGTGTACAACCCCATGGGGTTGTTTTGTGTATGCATTTCAGCAAGTGACTTCTGGGAAGTTCCCGGTCACCGGGGGTTCTATGATATTTGTAGAGTCAGGGGTTGGTTTGCTGGTGCCCCAGCCTGTAGAGGACTTTCTTCAGGGCCCGTTGCTGCTGGGCAAGCACCCTGCAGGCGGGCTGTGCCCTGGGCACACTTGCCTTTTGTGAAGGCGGAACTGCAGGCGTTTCCTCATAGGAAAGCACTCAGCCTGTGTTGGCATAGGGCCTATGGGACCTCACCTAAAGGTtcctgtggccttggctgtctgaTACACGCTCATAGTGGGCTATCTGGGAGGGTGGGGTCTCCACGATGATCCTTAAAGGACTCCTctgtgtgggtgggtgcatgTGGGCACAATTTTGTACTTAGAATTTGAACTCTTGGTCATGTGGGAGACCACAGACTGCTCTAAAGGCTTCTAATAAAATATCAAGCCCTCCATGTCTGTGCCTCTTGTCTGTCCTTGGAGTGGCCTGCCCCATGACTGGGGGAGGGACAGTGGGTGCTACGGTGTTCACAAACAGGGATCAGGAGGGGTGATTGACTGCTGGTGGTCCTCTAACAGAGAAAATCGAAAGGCAAGAGGTAGGAAGTGAAGCAGAGAGGGGCATGCAGAGCTGTTGGTGCTCTCACTGTGAATACTACGACCTGGGTGGCTACCACTGACTTTTACTAGCTCCCaggagagggtggggggaaggCATCATAATAAGCATAGGTCCTTTGCTCTGTCCACGGAGATGGAAACTGGGGGCTGCAGTGGATCTCTTGTTGCAGCAAAAAGAGATTTGGCTGCGTCAAGCCTGAGAAGGCTTGTCCCGGCTCCTGCTTCCCTTAGTGCACCTGTTTAGCTAATTCATAaataccctccctccctctcacaaGGTGACTGACTAGGGTCAGGCTGACCCATTCCATTCAGGCCATGAACCTGGTAGGAATGGTTCACTGCCTCAGATAGGACATTTACTTTAAGGCAGGCCACAGAAGGTCAGCCAAATTTATAGGACCTTAGAACCACAGAGTCCAGGTAACTCAAAGTCAAAATCCATGGAACAAGTGGGAAGGAGCTGGGTGTGTCTACATGTTTTCTGAATGACAAGTCACCGATGTgggccctgccctgccctttccGTCTACTCTGCCAGTGGCCACCTGAAGTCCCTGCTGATTCCCTAGATGTAGTGAGCAATGACAGAGCACCTCCATCCCACTCATTTTGGTTACTACAGCAGCAATCTGCGAATGGGGAGGAGACCACTCCCTTTTGGAGTGTCCTAAGTGCAGGGCAGGCACACCCCACTGACAGGGACTGAGTTGCTGGGTCATCTTACTCACAGGATCTTACTCCCATCCAGAGCATGCCCACCCTGTTGGCAGGCACACACAGTACAAGGCTGCCTCCTCCCTGAATCTATCCAGGTATATGGCAGTTGAGCTGTGCATTGCCTCAACCCTGTGCTCCATGAGCCTGCCAGTCAGTGAGTGACACAGAATGCAGACAGAACCCAAGAGCAAGAGCTAAGTTATGTGGTGGGCCTCTTGCGGACACAATGCTCTCAAGGGACTTAAGTCAGCGGGAACTCCAGGTTACCTCCACTTTGGAGCCCTGCCCCCTCTTCCAGGCACCTCCTTTCCCCTATACTTTCCGCAAATTGTCATAAAAGTGCCCATCTTTCCCAGCTTCAGtctgcgcacgcgcgcgcgcacacacacacacacacacacacacacacacacacacacacaatcactttCCCCATGGCTAGGCACTCCTGATTGTAGGGTCCTTAAAACTACTCCAATTTACATGGGAGTTTTAGCATTGAAAGTCCCATGTCTGTGGGAAATCAGGATGGTGGGTCACCCTCTCAGAAATCACAGCAGCTGGCAAGGCCAGCCTCACAGCCGGAGGGCGGCAGGCAGACCCAGGTGGTCTGGAAGCAGGATCGGCAGGCTCAACACAAGTTAGCATCTAGACAACTCAGAGAAAGAACAATATTCCAGAAGCTTCATGTTATTAGTTTGGAGAATAACAGCACTCTCTTTCGCAGTCCCAGCCTCTAGGGTGCTTGTCTGGGACAGTCTAGAGGAATAGTCTCCAGCACAGGCGGAGTGGGCGGGACCCTCATTAGCATAATTTATGCACACTGTCGTTTAGCAGTCAATTATATGCGCATATATCTCCATGGCTGATGAGGCTGGCCAGGCACTTTCAAAATGGCGGAGCGTGGAGCAAGTGGCGGCGGGAGCGGCGGGGACAGTCTGGACAAGAGCATCACGCTACCCCCCGACGAGATCTTCCGCAACCTGGAGAACGCCAAGCGCTTCGCCATTGATATAGGTAGCCACGGACCGGGTACTCGAGCGGGCAGCCAGGGCAGTGGGCGAAGGCGGCTAGCGGGGGCGGCGGGAAGGACGAAGGGCGGGGGCGCAGGCCATGCGCACAGCCTCACGGGTCGCCGCACAACCTCTTGGGACTTGTAGTGTTTGCAGCGCTAAGGTGCGGAATCGAGCCGGCTGTGGGACTTCAGCTCCCGTTAGGCGTTGCGCGGTTGGAGCGGGGCATGTCGGGCCTCGTAGTCCTCGCGGCGCCGGCTGATTGTGAGGGCTCAGCGGTGGGACGGGCGGGGCGGATGGCCTGGTCTACTCAGATCCCCCGGGATCTGGCTGCTCACCGCCCCGCGGCTACCTCGTCGGAGCTCCCGCTTCCCAGACAGCGGTCGAGTCGTGGGACCCGGGACACTTCGTCTTGCACTGGGTGGTAAAGCTCCCAGCGTGTTCCGTGGCTTTGGGCACCTGCACTACCTCCTACGTCCACCTCCTCCTGCGTGCCTGGTGGTTGACCTCACTGCCGACCGGCTACAGGCCGGCCTTAGACCCCCTCCGCATTGGGCTGCCTCATACTCTTAACAAGGAGATTCTGTCATCGTCCCTCTGTGCAGATGTGGAAACCAAGGCATAGGAGGAGGCTAGATTGCTCGGGGGTCATTCGATTCGTAGATGGTACAGCTAGGATGGGAGCCGGCCAACCTCCAACCACTCTTATGTGCATCTGTTACTGGGGAGTTTTGCACCCATCTGTTGCAGGCGTTTTGCCCGTGGTCAGTGAGGCCCACACAGCGGGGCAGCATCCACTGTCTTGGACTTAACTCGGTGAATGAATGGATGTGTTGTTGGCTCCTAGCCTCCTTGTAAAGTCTGGATTGTTAAAAGACTTGAAAAGATTATCTTTACTTCTAGAATATTGAATATGTTCTCTACCCTCATGCTTTTTGATTTTCTCTCTGAGGTGCCCTTTCTTGGAATGGGGAATGGATGAGAAAGCAAAGATGGCCTGGTCTGAGCTCCCACTTTATCAAGGACTCGGGTGGGTTGGTGTTGGGGGAGTAGGCACTAGAAAAGATTCGAGTAACACCTGAGATAACTTGGTGACTGACTGGATATTGGACTGAAAATGGTGAGCTTACAGGCCCAGCAGAGGGAACTGTCCACAACCAGACCTCTCCAAAGGCCCCAAGGCAGCTGTCCCCAGGCTTCTGAAACCTTCTCTCCTGAGCTAGGTTTTGTGCTTTGTCCTGTGGTCTTACACTTGTTTGTTGGGAAGAAGtcacaattaaataaatatgtctgAAGTGCAGTTGAAGTTGATTGCAAACATCATCTGGCAGTTGAGAAAATAGGGTTCACCTTGGATAATGTATGTGGCTCTCAGAGACTATTGAACCAGTAGCCACAAAGCATGAGCTGTAGTGGGGGGTTGCCTCCAGACTGAAGGTCCTGAGGCCAAGCACAGGCTACCCTGACAGAAGGACACTGCAGGGGTATGTTCAGTTGATTTTTGTCTCCTCTCTCTGAAAGCTTCCACTAGCCTGGGTCCTGGATCTGAGCTTAGGACATGCTTACTGTTcctgaggacttttttttttttaaagattttatttatttattatgtatacagtgttctgcttgcatctATGTCTGCAGGctagagagggcaccagatctcattacagatggttgtgagccactgtgtggttgctgggaatagaactcaggacctctgcaagagcagtcagtgctcttaacctctgagccacctctccagcccgaggACAGACCTTTTAAGGCTGAAGCTGATGGGAGATCACAACTCTCAGAATGGGGTCGACAACTCAGGACCTGCAAAACAACATTCACATCGACTAGGTTGATTCACTCCTGGAAACACAAGCAGTGGGGAAGGTCCCGAGGGGCACACAGGCAGGAAGAGACTCCAGGAAATGCTAGGCTGTGCTGACCTTCCTTGGTTCTGTGGTGTGCATGTTAAAGTCAATTTGGTGggattcagttctctctttccaccatgtgtgtccagggatcaaattcaagtcatcacacttgacagcaagcacctgatccatctcactggcctcccAGTTATTCCTGATGAGTTGCTTAAAGTACAGTTCTATCTGTTTGCACAGCCTTGTCTTTTCAGAAACAGTACATCCTCAGAGGTGAATTAGACAAGCATTTAGAATCAGACAAGTCTGAGGACAGACTGGGATTGAGGGCAGGAAAAGGGGATCAGGAGGCTTAGAGCTGTGGCCAGGGATGAGATTAAGCTTATGATACACTCACTAAACCAAACAAGCAAGGCTGCATTATGGTCATTCTTAGTTACACGGGACAGGCTGCCTTATTTTAGTTTCACCAAGGGGAGAGCTCTGCCTCCAAGCACCATGGTCCTACATGCCTATAAATTGAGTATCTGCTCCCTTGTAGTctattattttttcataaaaacaaacacttggAAATAACTTAGCCATTTCACTCTGAGAGACCTTCGCCTTGTTTCTGTCAGGCCTCTGAGAGGTGTAGCTGCAGTGGAGTGCTGAGATTGCTATTTTCCCCGTGTGTCATTTGAAGGCCTGTGAATCTGCAATTGCAATTACAAACTGGAAAGTTCCTTTTCTGCCTGCCAGGGCTTGTCCTTGGCGTTGCCTTCTCTGGAACTCTGGGCAGCTTTCCCTGGAGTGTGTGGTGCACATGGACAAGAGGCCTTATGCTTTTCCTGAAGCACAGGGGCTGGCTGTGTACAGTGTTCCATGGGTGACAGGGCCCTTGTGAAGGTGCCAAGAGCCTGTGTGACTCCAGAATCGATGATAGATGcataccttgaatcccagcacttgggaggtagaggcacaTGGTTCTCTATAGATCTGAGACCAAAATCAATAGGGCTGCCTCcgggatggtggcacacacctttagtaccagcactcgagaggcagaggcagaaagatatctgtgagttcgaggtcagcctggtctacagagcgaaatccaggacagtcagggctacacagaaaaaccctcttgaaaaccagaaacaacaacagaactGAAGAAAAGGACAAACAGTGAAGAATGCTGACTatcctttcagaggacccagagttAATTCTCAGCACCTGTATGGTAACTaaaaccttctgtaactctatttacaaggggatctgatgccctcttctgaactccacagacactgcatggACGTGATGCGCAAGCATTTATGTAGGCtagacatccatacacataaaataaaaataaaacctcaaaaattaaaaaataaaatccataaaagcaacaaacaaaagagcCAGGTCCTGTGGAAGCCTTTGATTTCCTTTGTCTACTTCTGAGCCTTGGGCTGCTCAGTCCTGAATGCTGAGGGCCACTCTCTGACCCTCAGTCCCTATGTGTAGGTAAACCCTACCTGTTGACCTGTGTCTCTCAAAGATGCTGTATATTGCCCATCCTGGTTTGTTAAGATGGGGCAAATGTGGATGGGTCAGTTTACTTGGGGTCTGTCAAGACAGGGCCTTGAAACTGCATTACTTTCAGTGATGGGACTCGAACCTGGACCCCACAAGTGCAGCAAGTGTgctacctgctgtggatatcgctctgtgtaaataaagttctgattggccagtggccaggcaggaagtataggcgggacaagagagaagagaattctgggaagtagaaggctggggagacaccgccagccgccgccatgagaatcaacatgtaa is a genomic window containing:
- the Hes5 gene encoding transcription factor HES-5 — encoded protein: MAPSTVAVEMLSPKEKNRLRKPVVEKMRRDRINSSIEQLKLLLEQEFARHQPNSKLEKADILEMAVSYLKHSKAFAAAAGPKSLHQDYSEGYSWCLQEAVQFLTLHAASDTQMKLLYHFQRPPAPTAPAKEPPASGAAIHPTRSPAKVAATVTTSRQPSCGLWRPW